ATTATTTTATCGATTCGGAAGAAGCGGAATGGAACGCCGGGCGAGAAGGAAGCGGCAACCTTGGGTATAAAGTGCAGTACAAGGGAGGGTATCATGCCGCTCCCCCGAAAGACCGGACCTTCAATCTGCGCTCTGAGATAACGACCTTACTGGAAGAGGTTGGGGTCGCCATAAAGTATCATCATCATGAGGTCGGGGGCGCCGGACAGCATGAGATTGAGACCAGGCTGGAGGAGATGACCAAAGTGGGGGACCAATCAATGATAATCAAGTACTTTGTCAAAAATCATGCCTTTCGGCGGGGGAAATCGGCGACCTTTATGCCGAAGCCGCTTTTCAATGAGCCCGGGTCGGGGCTCCATGTGCATCAATACCTTGCCGATAAAAATGGCTCGATATTTTATGACAAGAAGGGCCCGGCCGGATTGTCAAAAGAGGGACTATATTATGTTGGAGGACTGCTGAAACATGCTCCCGCGGTCTTCGCTTTCACCAATCCTTCGACCAATTCTTACAAGCGCCTCGTGCCGGGTTTTGAGGCGCCGGTGCGAGGAACCTATTCGGTCGGCAATCGGACTGCCTGTATCCGTATTCCGGGATATCAAAGGGATAATAAGACCCACCGTATGGAATTTCGCCCGCCTGATGGCACCTGCAATATCTATCTTGCCTATGCCGCCATGCTGATGGCGGGGCTGGATGGAATTCAGAACAAGATTGACCCGGGAGAGCCGTTTGACAAGGACCTGACTCATCTCTCCGATGCCGAGCTGGCGAAGATACCGCTTTTGCCGACCTCTTTGACCAAGGCGCTGGATG
This genomic interval from Candidatus Zixiibacteriota bacterium contains the following:
- a CDS encoding type I glutamate--ammonia ligase — translated: YFIDSEEAEWNAGREGSGNLGYKVQYKGGYHAAPPKDRTFNLRSEITTLLEEVGVAIKYHHHEVGGAGQHEIETRLEEMTKVGDQSMIIKYFVKNHAFRRGKSATFMPKPLFNEPGSGLHVHQYLADKNGSIFYDKKGPAGLSKEGLYYVGGLLKHAPAVFAFTNPSTNSYKRLVPGFEAPVRGTYSVGNRTACIRIPGYQRDNKTHRMEFRPPDGTCNIYLAYAAMLMAGLDGIQNKIDPGEPFDKDLTHLSDAELAKIPLLPTSLTKALDALEQDYKFLLKGNVFTEDLIASWVTLKRKDVEQIRIRPHPWEFYLYYDK